In the genome of Siniperca chuatsi isolate FFG_IHB_CAS linkage group LG14, ASM2008510v1, whole genome shotgun sequence, the window TCGTAAATCTTTTTTCTCAATAAACACAGTCACCAGAAGTTTAACCTCACTTAGTGATTACTTAATCTCTATCAggtcatcatcataatcatttcAGACACATGCCAAACAAAGCCGGCCTGTGCTGTTTATTGTCTTGTTGTAACGGGCGGCCTGGCTCTCTCTGAGGCCAGTGCTGGACAGTGATGGCTCACTGCATCTATTGGATTATGTGAGGGATTTCAAACCAGGATTAGGCCATTGGGCTATAGACAGCATGGGGGCTGCGTGAGCTTTTGCATCACAGGGGTGTGTtagggtgcatgtgtgtgtgtgtgtttgagcggGAGGGTGTCGTGCATCCCAGAGGCCACGGTGTGCAGCTTGTCTCCACTTGGCTCCATTGTCTTTGGCACGGACCTTCAAACATGAACCTGTTCTGCTTCACACTGGTAAGATACATCATCTTCTGAATTcctgtacatttttgtttagacTGTCAGGAGCACTTATTTAGTCCCTGCAGCCTTAAAAGAGTTGGTAAGCAGAGGAAACGCAGTGTGCCGCTGCGGGAGAGTCTGGTGATGCTATTGTTGTTGACAAGGATCTGAAACGGGCTCTCTGGGGAACGAGCCAAAATTGCTGACAACTTTCCCTCTTTTCATTAGGTTCCGTAGATGCAGTCTTCCTTTGCTGTGCTTGCATTTGCTGCATTGTGTTAGATACTTacaactgtaaatgtaatatcttCATATTAGtgtaattaatcattttataatgttataataatCCTGTTAGCATGACACATTTTCCAATAATTTAACAACTTTCCAGCCTTGTAATCACAGTCCCATTTAGTGCATAAATACTATTTCTTGAACTTCTTATCAGTTAAACAAATTAAGAAAGGAAGAATGTGCGTCTGCATGGTCTTAATGTGACAAGCTCATTAATGTCATAATTAATACCACAAGAAAATGAATCATAAAATAAATGCTACTTGAGTGTGACAGAATGAAAAGTTTGTCATGTGATTTTCACATAGCTGCAATTTGTTACAATGATACTGGTTTGTTGTTGGAAGTGATTACATTTACAGCTGTAACATGGTTGCATATGTTCAATTAGATGATTAGTGACAATTTATAGTAGTTGCTGTTAATACCACACTGACTCTCTCTTCTACTCAGTGCCAGATTTGGGGCTTTACTCTAAGTTTAGCTACACAAAcagtacaaaatataatcagccTCGTGAACTCAAAACTGTAATAATACAACAGCATAAAATGTTCTGCGCACCTGAACAAACCATGACAGATTTATGTCAGTGGTTATTCAACTGGTCTCACTAATTaaggtttaaaatgtgtataaatgtatggaATTTAAAAGGGGGAAGGATATAAAAATTGAGAAAACTGCAAAATTCCCAAAATGGGGAGATACTGTGAATCTAAAACATGTAACCTGAAACATATATCAAAAGGTGtcatcttacacacacacacacacacacacacacacttcttacAGTATCTGTGTCACAGTCTTAAGGTTTAGATGACTGGGCTTCTTACCCATCAATCCTATCCTGTTTCTACATAGTGGCTGTTGTGATGTAGCTGATCCCGCAGATCATGGCATCATAAGCAGAGTTTGCCATGACTTGAAGGTTGTAGCCAGGACTTTAGAAATAATGAAGGCATGACTCAGCTCCCCCAGCAGAACTCCACCCACCAGTCATattctgtaaaatgttatgaatacttttttaaaaatccaaaaatgtctaaatgtatttattcattataattgttcaattatattttctgtaaatttcaGCATACATGCAAGTTCAGTTTTAATCAATTTTTACACATCGCATACAGTACTTCTCACACAGAGCATAATCCAGCATTGTCTTTTCACATGGCCAGACATTTtgactaaatgtgtgtgttgatggcAGGCTGCTGACCTGCACTACCCTTGGACTGAGAAAATTACACAACAAGTACACCAATGTGTGATGAACACTGATCATATATGTTTGCAGAATAATCACACCAGTGTATATTCCAGACCATTAGATAAGAAGACACGTTCGTCTCTCCCTGATGTGAGGCTTTTCACTGATTTTGTATTGTATGGTCGGACTGATAATTGATTCCAGACAATTCCTCGTTGATAAGCGTCAACaacatatatttattcataaagaGTCAATCAGTGTACTGCAGTATTTAAACCAGGCTGCTGTCACCCTGCAGActgatgattgtttttttccagGAGGGCTCCACAGAAAGCATATATGAACCAGCCTATAGCCAAACACTAAAGGAAGTCCTACCCAAGTACCAGTGCAGCCCTGCTCTTCTGAGGCGTAAACCTGAATGGGGCGGCTCAGATCCATTCATCAATTGTGTAAGTTTATTatcttgatgtttttttcaggCCTACACCTGATCAAACAATGATGAATCACATGTAGTGGACAATGCCCAAACATTCAAACCAATTTGAAACCACTGAGTTTGGAGACAATCCTCAGATCAATTAGCTATTGGCCACACAAACAGCGTCTGTGTGTTACAGGATGAAAGCCTGCTCTGCACAACCAAGGGTCAACATCTGGAAACCAGAAAGAGAGCCAGAAAGAGGGTTAACAGTGGTGTTGATGGGGCATGTTCACTGATACCGTTCACCTCTCTTAGACTGGAATTAAACCTGTTCCCATATTGTGTGTTGCTGGATCCTGCACAGCTGATGCAGGTACATGCGAAGCTGTGCAATTAAAAAGGACAgcggttctgtgaggctgtacttaggcacagcagttcTTTGaacaaaatgctaacatcagcagaTGTTAAGCAgatgtaatgtttaccatgatcacCATCTTGGTTCACGGCATTAGCATGCTGGTTGGTTAGTTTTTGTCATGCACATACTGTTCAAGTGCCCAGACACCAAAAATACCGTTGCAGTAGTGAAACATTTGTCAAACATGAACAAAACTTCTTGTATATAGCATTAcattgcaaacaaacaaatacgatctagacctgctctgtaggaaaagtgcaatgagacttctgttatgaattggcgctatataaataaaatttaaatgaattgaattgaattgtccAGATCAGTTGGCTAATGGCTACTGCATCCTATGTATTATTCctatttcttctcttttttttgttctttccttTCTGATTTTGCTATAAGTTATGTCTGTTTATGTGTCCCCAAGGGTCGTCCTCAGAgtacaataaaagtaaaaaggaaTAATAGAAGGTATGTGAGTTTTGTTAGCTCATTTTGTACAGTAATATTCTTTAATTGAGCGCACACTGcatttcttaataataatttctttacattttctgtagttttgtttgtatttcactcattaaaatcaacatatttccCATTaggaaatttaaatatttgtcattatcatttgtcattttaggtCGTGTGTGCCAACATCGCCCTTGGACAATGACACATTAGGTTGGTGCAAACTGATCACAGTCACTAATGTTcatatttctaatgttttggggttttatcAGATGGTTAGGACTTTATGCAAAAGTAACACCACTCCTCTTGatcttgttttatatgtttaaCCCTTCTGTGTACAGTTACAATGTGACAGCTTGTCACctgtttctccttcctctccacctTGTCTGTTGCAGACAAAGACATTAAGCATGCCTGCTGGATGTCATCAGGTGACAAGAAGGACTTATCTCATCAAATGAAAGTCCAGAACAGAGGTAAAGAAATATGTGTACCTGAGCAAAACCAAAGTGCTTATACTAGGAAACCATGGTCCACTGAGGTTAGAGATTAGACCATAGAAGCAGGTAATGTAGAATATATATAACTTatcagagtgagtgtgtgacagCTGAAGGAAGCCAAATGAAAGCAGATATAAAATGATGAAGGTAAGAGTAGCTTGTGTTATTTACCCCATATCTGGGATCAATGCTAAAGACATTATTGATTTGTATGTTTGACAATATATGATTTAGGAAGAAATAAAGCATTGTCTGACCTGTGTGGATTGATCCTACAGAGATGTGTAAAGCTCCCTGTCAGAGCAGCATGTTGACAAGagatgacagagagaaggagctGAACTCTGACAGGACGCAGACAGATCTACCAGCTCAGGTAAAACCACATTACTGTCACCGTAGAGCAGGTTTCACCCACCAGCAGGGCCACATTACCACACTGTGATAAATGAGTACAGTATCCACGTTAAAAGTAACCCTAACTCTACATTCACtaaataataatcacatttcGGATTGGAGCCAGTGCATACAGAGCAATATGGTAGATAGAATTGGCATTTTTCACACTTCAAATGAGAAGATTTCctcattcacacctggacacaATCACTTTAGTACCACAAATGATAATTATTTGCAAAGCTGTGCAGATTAGTCTTTTGTAATCCTGTACCAACATGACTGTGTTTGCCAGACAGGCACGTAGATACCTGACATACGTTGATGAGTGTGCACATGTTAGTGCACGTGAGGGAGTGGTTGTGGTTGTTTATCTTTGCTCATCTTCCACACCCTGCTTATGTACTGTAACTGAGGAAAACATGAATAGATGATATTACAGTAAAGCATCTGTAAGGTGCtaataaaaatatcttttaaatGTGTGACAACAGAAATCTGGCTAATGTCTTAAAGTTGACTCACTTAATATGTTTATGTGGTACAGATGGAGGTTACAGAGGGTAAAAAGGGAATGTGAAGTAAACCTGAGGGAGGTCAGTTATATGCCAGCCAAATCAGATATAAGGCCCCTTTATATCTGCCATGTGTTCTTTAGGACACCTGGATTCTGTACTGTTTCATGCCAACAGCTGATAGTTGAGAGGGAGACATCAGGAAAGCAATCTCATCCACACAAAAGGGAACAAGTGATGGGGCAGTACTTTAATGAAAAAGTGACTTTTTGTTTAAGCATGGTCGATGAGGGAACACAGCATGTTTTGGAAGCTTTAGCCCTGTCATCAGCTTAGTTGTTACATGCCTTAACTTAAATGtagacagtggtggaagtagCATcggatcctttacttaagtaacactAGTAATACCCCACTGagaaaatacaagtaaaagtaaaagtacagacgtactgtcagctaaataaacttaaagtatcaaaagtaaaagtgctcattctgcagaaaatggCCCATATGGCTGatatataataacattattagattgttattactgatgcatcaatgttagagcagcattttactgttgcagctgctcgaggtggagctagttttaactactttatatacagttaggtaaTTTAGCCCACTGGTTACCAACCCCCCTCTGgtgggtcacaagataaatctgagggattGTGAGACGATTaataagagaagaaagaagcagTTCTGATAAAcagatctgttttcattttttggacttttcgcTAATCTTtcgcttttttgtgaaatattggataatttgacctctttagacctcaaactgttatttaaatgaaaccatttgaGACATTTAACAGGGAAATcactttggtggaactgctaacaactcatagacatctgaaatgtgacaggccccaactagacactgcCAAAatgattgggaaccactggtttaatctagAGAAATGGATTGTACTTCATAAcattatcatgtttttttaagaaaaatcttaatctgaaaagtaactagtaacaaataaatgcagtgggtaaaaagtacaatatttgcctctgaaatgtggtggagtagatggggtggtgaaaagtaactaagtacatttactcaagtacttacttaagtacaatttaaaggtacttgcactttacttgagcATGTCTGGTTTATGTTGCTTCATACttccactatatttcagagggaaatattgtacaagTGATATAttgtaaaattacaaaacattgttaaagattgtgtatacaaagtagttaaaactcTCTCCACTTCAACCGGCTACAACAGGAAAATGCTGATTACACGTTGacgcatcagtattaacaatctaatactGTAATGTCAAGTcgcaggggacattttactgcagaacgagtacttttacttatgaaACTTTAAGTACATGAAGCTGAGACGTCTGTACTTTAAGTAGGATAgggaatgcagaacttttacttgtatttcagtCACTGGTACCTTATCCATCACTGAGTAGAACTATAAATGgcataaagtggaaatactcaagtaaagtacaaatacctcaaaattgtacataaGTAACAgcacttaagtaaatgtactgttacttttcaccactgaaTGAAGACCACCATTGTTttctaaatgaataaaataagaaCTTGTGGCAGTTCATATGCTGAGTAATAAGTATATCTGACATTATATGTAGATACATTTGGCAGTAGAGGATTGGCACAATTTGAATACAAGGGACtattttccctgtttccactaAAGGTAGTGGGCAATGGAAGattattaacaaacaaaaatcccTATGCAGTGGTGTGAAAGCACAGTAATATGTTTATAAAAACTCTGTTCCTCTAATGATGCAGTACTTGACGTGGTTAGTGCTGAACGTGTGTACACTGCATTGAATGCacatattatttctttattacagGGCGGTGAAACTGTAGCTGACACAGCAGAATCAATACACACCACAGGAAAACTAAAGAAGTTACAGAATCTGGTGCAAACAAAGAAGGGACATCAGAGCGGAGCTGGAAAAGGGAAGAGTGCATCTGAGAATAATGGTGAGTTGTTGGGGATGATGTTCTTCAACCTGTCCAAGAAGCTGCGTCGAATCTGTTATTAATAACGATCGTTTTTGCTCATCTTCAGATCATCTGGCAGGTGGGTCGGCTAACAGCAATCCAGTGCTAACCTGCATCAGGctggggaggaggacagagaagaaGCCCTCTAAAACTGCTCCaacaccacagcagcagcaacaacaggcCAAAGATGTCCATGAAGATTCAGAGGAGGAAGGAGTTTGGAACCCACTTGAGTGTCCACAGCCCTGGACTCCCTTCTACCACACCTGTCACCAACCTCGACATGAACTGTGGGTCTGCGGTGGCACGACAGAATGGGATCGTTTTGAGAGTTTGATACAGGAACTGGACAGCAAACAGTCTGATCTGTCTCCTACACAAACGATCTGCTCAATCACAGATCTGCAGCTCTcacaaaatacagtaagacGTACCTCGGTATTATTACCGTCAGAAAATGAGACCAGATTGACAGCCTCGAACCAGCTAAACCAGTGGTGTTGTCAGTACAAGTTTCATCACAAAATCTAGCATATGTTGCATCTTATaaactgataccactctcatatctgttaaatatgaggctacattagctagCTCTAAAGTTCAACttacacgttatatcttgtttgtgtaatccatacaaaaaccttagtgtaaaaacgacaagttgagCTTTATAGTCTGGTTatatgctggactatttcttggctgggagcagtaactttTGGGAGTCTCcgttggttgcctggcaactgcctccagccaagaaatagtccggcacataaccgcCATATAAGACTTTATTACACTTTTATTTCTGCACGGCTTagtcagctttagaggtgctggtaggcagattttattaccttaagacagagccaggctagctgtttccacctgtttccagtctttatgctaagctaaacttaCAGTACATTCAACAGGCAGATATGTcgtattaattttctttttgaacTGAAAGCGAATAAGgactatttcccaaaatgtggctTTAAGTGGCTTTCTGTTTGGCTTTattgaaacatttcttttcactcCTTCTGCCAACTATTATGTGGCAAAGTACAGTAGAAACCAACATTAAGGCTACAGTCTATGATGTCTCTCACTATTTCTGTTGTCGTTTACCTGTAGCCAGCTCTCAGATCTCCAAAGTATCATTAAACTGTGCTTTGCAGGGCCGGACTTTCTAATTGCACCTCAGAGCGCTTTAGGGAACATTTAGACTAATAGAACTGTAATTGAAATTTCCagctaacatttgttttttattgcttttaggATATTCTGAACCAAACGTTTTACAGCTTAGCTTCATTTTCAGCCTCAGTTAGCACCGCTAATGCGCCATAAACTGCTATTTAATAATATCATAACAGaataattatgaaaacaaaacagatgtgaTGACATTACACAAGGCTGTACTGGAAGTGTGTTGACCATCCTGCTGGAACTGGCAAAGGACGTTCTCTCTAAATGTAACAACTGATATCCCTCAGAGTTTACAGATGAAGTTTGGTATTCAGTGAATAAGCAGCAGCTTCAGAGCTGAACGTCAGGGAGAGCCAGGAAAGATAAATGAGAGGCTCATGCGTGAAGAACTGATGCAGTCAGAGGGGTTCACTTTGTCAACcgttgtcaagtctgagaaaatgactcaagtgacatcacttgagtatctcagcttgggcttggagactacaaatttataaGCCTGTGTCTAAAAAAATATGCTCTtaaattgcattatgggaagtgtaggatctaGGGTTTTTGGCGCTTGACCAATTCTAGGGACTGAAAGTCAGcatatcttggcctctgctgcttcaattttgaaaaTTCTTTtgtaaatctgtctcttgtgagtcccccaaatGTTGTGGCAATACAACAGTAAATTGCTGGGGTGCCCGTTTAACAAACAGCTTACGTTATTTGAaaagtaaagttttattatCCAGTATCTAGCAAGATGACTTCATTAATGACCGTATTACAGTACATGAGAGCAGTTATTAGGCAGGTAAGAGTAAATATGACCAACTCTCTCAAGACTTGAGAGTCTGATTGTCATCAAGGGGCAGTGAAAAGTGGCTTCTTTGATTGTATTACAAATCCCTGGGGACTGTAACAGTCACAAGTATCATCTAGTTATCCTTTAGCTCAGCATTCAGTAGGAGAGATTATTCTCTGGTGTATGCTAGTGGTGAAATTAAGGAGACAGTTTTGTTGA includes:
- the samsn1b gene encoding SAM domain-containing protein SAMSN-1b, coding for MCVCVFEREGVVHPRGHGVQLVSTWLHCLWHGPSNMNLFCFTLEGSTESIYEPAYSQTLKEVLPKYQCSPALLRRKPEWGGSDPFINCGRPQSTIKVKRNNRRSCVPTSPLDNDTLDKDIKHACWMSSGDKKDLSHQMKVQNREMCKAPCQSSMLTRDDREKELNSDRTQTDLPAQGGETVADTAESIHTTGKLKKLQNLVQTKKGHQSGAGKGKSASENNDHLAGGSANSNPVLTCIRLGRRTEKKPSKTAPTPQQQQQQAKDVHEDSEEEGVWNPLECPQPWTPFYHTCHQPRHELWVCGGTTEWDRFESLIQELDSKQSDLSPTQTICSITDLQLSQNTLTRFGRFDVFKQHSPLMKPQDNRSSLQKQEQNGDPTRLRLQRREMETSSHSDRKHVKASPEKTLTAIVNGNTQKDEAEKREVGGGGPLTKGHRRSSNLSLYSINSGQSSSSGVTSGSGCSSNRDSLRLEEDLLYTKQFCGRARVHTDFVPSPYDTESLKLKVGDVIDIIAKPPMGTWTGMLNSRMGNFKFIYVDVLTEESPDTHKETQTHRVRQKSTVQEVLKLLSLEEYSSSLQLNGYQTIDDLMRLREHHLTELNVTDPEHRHRLLAAVNSLQQMRSHSQVENEANQEDKTPSENTKADMNNCPRDSGCHMPSDSLANSTEDTDLHCISEYPLPAETTAP